The following are encoded together in the Peromyscus leucopus breed LL Stock chromosome 1, UCI_PerLeu_2.1, whole genome shotgun sequence genome:
- the Nlrp6 gene encoding NACHT, LRR and PYD domains-containing protein 6 encodes MDVAGASCSSSEALARELLLAALEDLSQEQLKRFRHKLRDAPLEGRSIPWGRLENSDPVDLVDKLTQFYGSEPAVDVTRKILKKADARDVAMRLKEQQLQRLGPSSAGLSVSEYKKKYREHVLLQHAKVKERNARSVKINKRFTKLLIAPGSGAVEDELLGRSEEPEPERARRSDTHTFNRLFRGDDQGLRPLTVVLQGPAGIGKTMAAKKILYDWASGKLYHGQVDFAFFMPCGELLERPGTRSLADLILDQCPDRKAPVRQILAHPQRLLFILDGADELPAVVAPEAAPCTDPFEATSGLRVLSGLLSQELLPLARLLVTTRNVASGRLQGRLCSPQCAEVRGFSDKDKKKYFFKFFQDERKAERAYRFVKENETLFALCFVPFVCWIVCTVVQQQLELGRDLSRTSKTTTSVYLLFIASMLKSAGANGPRVQGELRTLCRLAREGILKHQAQFSENEIERLKLQGSQVQALFLSKKELLGVLEKEVTYQFVDQSFQEFLAALSYLLEAEGAPGAPAGGVQMLLNSDVELRGYLALTTRFLFGLLSAERIRDIERHFGCVVPPRVKQDTLRWIQGQGHPKVAPVGEDKKDELEDTEEPEEEEEDLDFGLELLYCLYETQEDAFVRQALSSLPELVLERIRFTRMDLEVLSYCVQCCPPGQALRLVNCGLVEAKQKKKMSLVKRLTGSRNTTKQTPVSLLRPLCEAMTAQQCGLSILILSHCKLPDTVCRDLSEALKVAPALKELGLLQNRLTEAGLRLLCEGLAWPKCQVQTLRVQLPSLQEAIQYLVIVLQQSRALTTLDLSGCQLLGYMVSCLCSALKYPTCCLKTLSLTSVELSDVSLRELQAVKTSKPDLTILHSKLDTKPLKG; translated from the exons ATGGATGTGGCTGGAGCCTCCTGCTCCAG CTCGGAGGCACTGGCGAGGGAGCTGCTTCTGGCCGCACTAGAGGACCTGAGCCAGGAGCAGCTGAAGCGCTTTCGCCACAAGCTTCGGGATGCACCCCTGGAGGGCCGGAGCATCCCGTGGGGGCGACTGGAGAACTCAGACCCCGTGGACCTCGTCGACAAGCTGACCCAGTTTTACGGGTCAGAGCCAGCGGTGGACGTGACCCGAAAGATCCTGAAGAAGGCGGATGCTCGAGATGTGGCCATGCGACTCAAGGAACAGCAGCTGCAGC GGCTCGGCCCCAGCTCAGCAGGTCTCTCCGTGTCCG AGTACAAGAAGAAATACCGCGAGCACGTGCTGCTACAGCACGCCAAGGTGAAGGAGAGGAACGCCCGCTCGGTGAAGATCAACAAGCGCTTCACCAAGCTGCTCATCGCGCCGGGGAGCGGCGCCGTGGAGGACGAGCTGCTGGGGCGGTCGGAGGAGCCCGAGCCTGAGCGTGCGAGGCGCTCTGACACTCACACCTTCAATCGGCTCTTCCGGGGAGATGACCAGGGCCTGCGGCCGCTGACCGTGGTGCTGCAGGGCCCGGCAGGCATTGGCAAGACCATGGCCGCCAAGAAAATCCTCTACGACTGGGCGTCAGGCAAGCTCTACCACGGCCAGGTGGACTTCGCCTTCTTCATGCCGTGCGGCGAGCTGCTGGAGAGGCCGGGTACGCGCAGCTTGGCAGACCTGATCCTGGACCAGTGTCCGGACCGCAAGGCGCCGGTGCGGCAGATCCTGGCGCATCCCCAGCGCCTGCTGTTTATCCTGGACGGTGCGGACGAGCTGCCTGCTGTAGTAGCCCCGGAGGCCGCGCCCTGCACAGACCCTTTTGAGGCTACGAGTGGCTTGAGAGTGCTGAGCGGACTGCTGAGCCAGGAGCTGCTGCCCTTGGCTCGCTTGCTGGTCACTACACGCAATGTTGCCTCCGGGAGGCTGCAGGGCAGACTGTGCTCGCCACAGTGCGCAGAAGTGCGCGGCTTCTCAGACAAAGACAAGAAGAAGTATTTCTTCAAGTTCTTCCAGGACGAGAGGAAGGCCGAGCGCGCTTACCGCTTCGTGAAAGAGAACGAGACGCTGTTCGCACTGTGCTTCGTGCCTTTCGTGTGCTGGATCGTGTGTACTGTGgtgcagcagcagctggagctgGGCCGGGATCTGTCTCGTACTTCCAAGACCACGACATCGGTGTACCTGCTCTTCATCGCCAGCATGCTGAAATCTGCAGGCGCCAATGGACCCCGGGTACAGGGAGAACTGCGCACACTGTGCCGCCTGGCCCGGGAGGGCATCTTGAAGCATCAAGCACAGTTCTCAGAAAATGAGATCGAGCGGTTGAAGCTTCAGGGCTCCCAAGTTCAGGCACTGTTTCTCAGCAAGAAGGAATTGCTGGGCGTGCTAGAAAAGGAGGTCACCTACCAGTTCGTTGACCAGAGCTTCCAAGAGTTCTTGGCTGCCTTGTCCTACCTATTGGAGGCCGAGGGGGCTCCGGGGGCACCAGCGGGAGGTGTGCAGATGCTCCTGAACTCTGACGTAGAGTTGCGTGGTTATCTTGCACTCACCACTCGCTTCCTCTTTGGACTACTGAGTGCAGAGAGGATTCGTGACATTGAACGACATTTTGGCTGTGTAGTGCCGCCGCGTGTGAAACAGGACACCCTGCGGTGGATACAAGGACAAGGCCACCCCAAGGTGGCACCAGTAGGGGAAGACAAGAAGGATGAGCTGGAGGACACTGAGGaaccagaggaggaagaggaggatctcGATTTTGGACTGGAGCTGTTGTACTGCCTGTATGAGACACAAGAGGACGCCTTCGTTCGACAGGCTCTCAGCAGCCTTCCAGAGTTGGTCCTGGAGCGAATTCGGTTCACTCGCATGGACCTGGAGGTCCTGAGCTACTGTGTGCAGTGCTGCCCGCCCGGGCAGGCTCTGAGACTGGTCAACTGTGGGCTGGTGGaggcaaagcaaaagaaaaaaatgagtctgGTGAAGCGGCTGACCGG TTCTCGAAACACCACGAAACAAACCCCAGTCTCTCTGCTGCGTCCACTCTGTGAGGCCATGACTGCCCAACAATGTGGTCTGAGTATTCTGAT ctTGTCACACTGCAAACTCCCTGATACAGTTTGCCGAGACCTCTCTGAGGCCCTGAAGGTAGCTCCTGCCCTAAAGGAGCTGGGCCTCCTCCAGAACCGCCTCACTGAGGCAGGCCTGCGTTTACTGTGTGAAGGACTGGCTTGGCCCAAGTGCCAGGTGCAGACACTCAG GGTGCAACTGCCTAGCCTCCAAGAAGCAATCCAGTACCTGGTCATCGTGCTCCAGCAGAGCCGGGCCCTGACCACCCTGGATCTCAGTGGCTGTCAGCTGCTTGGCTACATGGTGTCCTGCCTGTGTTCAGCCCTGAAGTACCCTACATGCTGCCTAAAGACACTCAG tcTGACCTCTGTGGAGCTGAGTGACGTGTCACTGAGGGAGCTTCAAGCTGTGAAGACATCAAAACCAGATCTGACCATCCTCCATTCAAAACTAGACACAAAGCCTCTCAAGGGATGA